The following are encoded together in the Glycine max cultivar Williams 82 chromosome 8, Glycine_max_v4.0, whole genome shotgun sequence genome:
- the LOC100806206 gene encoding zinc finger CCCH domain-containing protein 18 isoform X4: MDISEYTRIVFDKLHRFEPENATKIIGYLLLQDHGEQDMVKLASLPDHLIRDVAYKARTELQRLASRSAIQPISLPTNSQQCLSHLSVISPTSVITPGTLTSPASFQVQSPYWDPQSASNTNAEFMALGYVDSISELQKQTPLFSLENHMDTMNSGTAGIANDYYGLDASSASNLGGKNGRFEFPVKTCHYFNKGFCKHGNSCRYYHEQGAPDMFSHMYGNDIFNDDQVISPGSLAQLESEIVELLKLKKGGSISIASLPMAYYDRYKKVLQADGYLTESQRHGKSGYSLTKLLARLKNSIRLIDRPHGQHSVVLAEDAPKFNGKVDYAKYISASRQIYLTFPADSTFSEGDVSNYFSTFGKVEDVRIPSQERRMFGFVTFDDPETVKVILDKGNPHYVCESRVLVKPYKEKPKLMLRKNSDRIEHSAYYSPHYVDIDTEPTSIPRSCRKPRFLRRQLINQQEEAALEFQRQRFAELQLAQKSLSTSPHLGFNMDGLKVSDEHFNVQSAEPHSHAPNDIAGYTDNNYTDEDSNQGLNLPDSPFAFPVDSGISAVM; this comes from the exons ATGGATATTTCGGAGTACACAAGGATTGTTTTTGACAAACTTCATAGATTTGAGCCTGAGAATGCTACAAAGATCATCGGGTATCTCCTTCTCCAAGACCATGGTGAGCAAGACATGGTGAAATTGGCTTCACTGCCAGACCATTTAATTCGCGACGTGGCGTACAAGGCGAGAACCGAGCTTCAAAGGTTGGCTTCTAGATCAGCCATTCAGCCAATTTCACTTCCCACCAACTCTCAACAATGTTTAAGCCATTTGTCAGTAATCTCCCCTACTTCGGTAATCACCCCTGGCACTCTTACTTCACCAGCAAGCTTCCAGGTTCAATCTCCCTATTGGGATCCTCAGTCTGCTAGCAATACTAATGCAGAATTCATGGCACTAGGTTATGTGGATTCTATCTCAGAACTTCAAAAGCAGACACCTTTGTTCAGTTTAGAGAATCATATGGATACTATGAACTCCGGAACTGCTGGGATTGCTAATGATTACTATGGCTTAGATGCTTCATCAGCTAGTAATTTGGGTGGAAAAAATGGAAGGTTTGAATTTCCAGTCAAGACCTGTCACTATTTCAACAAAGGGTTTTGTAAGCATGGAAATAGCTGTAGATATTATCACGAACAAGGCGCCCCAGATATGTTCTCTCACATGTAtggaaatgatatttttaatgatgATCAGGTGATTTCACCTGGGTCACTAGCACAATTAGAGTCAGAAATTGTTGAACTCCTGAAACTTAAAAAAGGAGGTTCCATATCAATTGCTTCCCTTCCAATGGCATACTATGACAGGTACAAAAAAGTGCTGCAGGCAGACGGCTACCTGACTGAGAGCCAGAGACATGGTAAGTCTGGCTACAGTTTGACAAAGCTTCTTGCACGGTTGAAAAATAGTATTCGGCTAATTGACAG GCCTCATGGGCAGCATTCAGTTGTTCTGGCAGAAGATGCTCCAAAGTTCAATGGAAAGGTAGATTATGCTAAATACATTAGCGCATCGCGACAGATATACCTGACATTTCCAGCTGACAGCACTTTTAGCGAGGGTGATGTTTCAAACTACTTTAG TACTTTTGGGAAAGTTGAAGATGTAAGGATTCCGAGCCAAGAGAGAAGGATGTTTGGATTTGTAACATTTGATGATCCTGAAACTGTTAAAGTAATTTTGGATAAGGGAAATCCCCATTATGTTTGTGAATCCCGGGTTCTTGTGAAACCTTATAAGGAGAAGCCAAAACTTATGCTCAG GAAGAACTCTGATAGGATCGAGCATTCTGCTTATTATTCACCACACTATGTAGACATTGACACTGAACCTACCTCAA ttccaAGAAGTTGTAGGAAACCTCGATTTCTGAGGAGGCAGCTCATTAACCAGCAAGAGGAGGCAGCACTTGAATTTCAGAGACAACGTTTTGCAGAGCTGCAACTGGCCCAAAAATCATTGTCCACTTCACCCCATTTAGGCTTCAACATGGACGGGTTAAAAGTTTCGGATG AACATTTCAATGTCCAGTCTGCAGAACCTCACAGTCATGCTCCGAATGACATAGCTGGATATACAGATAACAATTACACTGATGAGGACAG CAATCAAGGTCTGAACCTCCCAGACAGCCCCTTTGCATTTCCAGTAGATAGTGGAATTTCAGCAGTAATGTAG
- the LOC100806206 gene encoding zinc finger CCCH domain-containing protein 18 isoform X2 codes for MDISEYTRIVFDKLHRFEPENATKIIGYLLLQDHGEQDMVKLASLPDHLIRDVAYKARTELQRLASRSAIQPISLPTNSQQCLSHLSVISPTSVITPGTLTSPASFQVQSPYWDPQSASNTNAEFMALGYVDSISELQKQTPLFSLENHMDTMNSGTAGIANDYYGLDASSASNLGGKNGRFEFPVKTCHYFNKGFCKHGNSCRYYHEQGAPDMFSHMYGNDIFNDDQVISPGSLAQLESEIVELLKLKKGGSISIASLPMAYYDRYKKVLQADGYLTESQRHGKSGYSLTKLLARLKNSIRLIDRPHGQHSVVLAEDAPKFNGKVDYAKYISASRQIYLTFPADSTFSEGDVSNYFSTFGKVEDVRIPSQERRMFGFVTFDDPETVKVILDKGNPHYVCESRVLVKPYKEKPKLMLRKNSDRIEHSAYYSPHYVDIDTEPTSIPRSCRKPRFLRRQLINQQEEAALEFQRQRFAELQLAQKSLSTSPHLGFNMDGLKVSDVSCIFHAEHFNVQSAEPHSHAPNDIAGYTDNNYTDEDSNQGLNLPDSPFAFPVDSGISAVM; via the exons ATGGATATTTCGGAGTACACAAGGATTGTTTTTGACAAACTTCATAGATTTGAGCCTGAGAATGCTACAAAGATCATCGGGTATCTCCTTCTCCAAGACCATGGTGAGCAAGACATGGTGAAATTGGCTTCACTGCCAGACCATTTAATTCGCGACGTGGCGTACAAGGCGAGAACCGAGCTTCAAAGGTTGGCTTCTAGATCAGCCATTCAGCCAATTTCACTTCCCACCAACTCTCAACAATGTTTAAGCCATTTGTCAGTAATCTCCCCTACTTCGGTAATCACCCCTGGCACTCTTACTTCACCAGCAAGCTTCCAGGTTCAATCTCCCTATTGGGATCCTCAGTCTGCTAGCAATACTAATGCAGAATTCATGGCACTAGGTTATGTGGATTCTATCTCAGAACTTCAAAAGCAGACACCTTTGTTCAGTTTAGAGAATCATATGGATACTATGAACTCCGGAACTGCTGGGATTGCTAATGATTACTATGGCTTAGATGCTTCATCAGCTAGTAATTTGGGTGGAAAAAATGGAAGGTTTGAATTTCCAGTCAAGACCTGTCACTATTTCAACAAAGGGTTTTGTAAGCATGGAAATAGCTGTAGATATTATCACGAACAAGGCGCCCCAGATATGTTCTCTCACATGTAtggaaatgatatttttaatgatgATCAGGTGATTTCACCTGGGTCACTAGCACAATTAGAGTCAGAAATTGTTGAACTCCTGAAACTTAAAAAAGGAGGTTCCATATCAATTGCTTCCCTTCCAATGGCATACTATGACAGGTACAAAAAAGTGCTGCAGGCAGACGGCTACCTGACTGAGAGCCAGAGACATGGTAAGTCTGGCTACAGTTTGACAAAGCTTCTTGCACGGTTGAAAAATAGTATTCGGCTAATTGACAG GCCTCATGGGCAGCATTCAGTTGTTCTGGCAGAAGATGCTCCAAAGTTCAATGGAAAGGTAGATTATGCTAAATACATTAGCGCATCGCGACAGATATACCTGACATTTCCAGCTGACAGCACTTTTAGCGAGGGTGATGTTTCAAACTACTTTAG TACTTTTGGGAAAGTTGAAGATGTAAGGATTCCGAGCCAAGAGAGAAGGATGTTTGGATTTGTAACATTTGATGATCCTGAAACTGTTAAAGTAATTTTGGATAAGGGAAATCCCCATTATGTTTGTGAATCCCGGGTTCTTGTGAAACCTTATAAGGAGAAGCCAAAACTTATGCTCAG GAAGAACTCTGATAGGATCGAGCATTCTGCTTATTATTCACCACACTATGTAGACATTGACACTGAACCTACCTCAA ttccaAGAAGTTGTAGGAAACCTCGATTTCTGAGGAGGCAGCTCATTAACCAGCAAGAGGAGGCAGCACTTGAATTTCAGAGACAACGTTTTGCAGAGCTGCAACTGGCCCAAAAATCATTGTCCACTTCACCCCATTTAGGCTTCAACATGGACGGGTTAAAAGTTTCGGATG TCTCTTGCATCTTTCATGCAGAACATTTCAATGTCCAGTCTGCAGAACCTCACAGTCATGCTCCGAATGACATAGCTGGATATACAGATAACAATTACACTGATGAGGACAG CAATCAAGGTCTGAACCTCCCAGACAGCCCCTTTGCATTTCCAGTAGATAGTGGAATTTCAGCAGTAATGTAG
- the LOC100806206 gene encoding zinc finger CCCH domain-containing protein 18 isoform X3 gives MDISEYTRIVFDKLHRFEPENATKIIGYLLLQDHGEQDMVKLASLPDHLIRDVAYKARTELQRLASRSAIQPISLPTNSQQCLSHLSVISPTSVITPGTLTSPASFQVQSPYWDPQSASNTNAEFMALGYVDSISELQKQTPLFSLENHMDTMNSGTAGIANDYYGLDASSASNLGGKNGRFEFPVKTCHYFNKGFCKHGNSCRYYHEQGAPDMFSHMYGNDIFNDDQVISPGSLAQLESEIVELLKLKKGGSISIASLPMAYYDRYKKVLQADGYLTESQRHGKSGYSLTKLLARLKNSIRLIDSRPHGQHSVVLAEDAPKFNGKVDYAKYISASRQIYLTFPADSTFSEGDVSNYFSTFGKVEDVRIPSQERRMFGFVTFDDPETVKVILDKGNPHYVCESRVLVKPYKEKPKLMLRKNSDRIEHSAYYSPHYVDIDTEPTSIPRSCRKPRFLRRQLINQQEEAALEFQRQRFAELQLAQKSLSTSPHLGFNMDGLKVSDEHFNVQSAEPHSHAPNDIAGYTDNNYTDEDSNQGLNLPDSPFAFPVDSGISAVM, from the exons ATGGATATTTCGGAGTACACAAGGATTGTTTTTGACAAACTTCATAGATTTGAGCCTGAGAATGCTACAAAGATCATCGGGTATCTCCTTCTCCAAGACCATGGTGAGCAAGACATGGTGAAATTGGCTTCACTGCCAGACCATTTAATTCGCGACGTGGCGTACAAGGCGAGAACCGAGCTTCAAAGGTTGGCTTCTAGATCAGCCATTCAGCCAATTTCACTTCCCACCAACTCTCAACAATGTTTAAGCCATTTGTCAGTAATCTCCCCTACTTCGGTAATCACCCCTGGCACTCTTACTTCACCAGCAAGCTTCCAGGTTCAATCTCCCTATTGGGATCCTCAGTCTGCTAGCAATACTAATGCAGAATTCATGGCACTAGGTTATGTGGATTCTATCTCAGAACTTCAAAAGCAGACACCTTTGTTCAGTTTAGAGAATCATATGGATACTATGAACTCCGGAACTGCTGGGATTGCTAATGATTACTATGGCTTAGATGCTTCATCAGCTAGTAATTTGGGTGGAAAAAATGGAAGGTTTGAATTTCCAGTCAAGACCTGTCACTATTTCAACAAAGGGTTTTGTAAGCATGGAAATAGCTGTAGATATTATCACGAACAAGGCGCCCCAGATATGTTCTCTCACATGTAtggaaatgatatttttaatgatgATCAGGTGATTTCACCTGGGTCACTAGCACAATTAGAGTCAGAAATTGTTGAACTCCTGAAACTTAAAAAAGGAGGTTCCATATCAATTGCTTCCCTTCCAATGGCATACTATGACAGGTACAAAAAAGTGCTGCAGGCAGACGGCTACCTGACTGAGAGCCAGAGACATGGTAAGTCTGGCTACAGTTTGACAAAGCTTCTTGCACGGTTGAAAAATAGTATTCGGCTAATTGACAG CAGGCCTCATGGGCAGCATTCAGTTGTTCTGGCAGAAGATGCTCCAAAGTTCAATGGAAAGGTAGATTATGCTAAATACATTAGCGCATCGCGACAGATATACCTGACATTTCCAGCTGACAGCACTTTTAGCGAGGGTGATGTTTCAAACTACTTTAG TACTTTTGGGAAAGTTGAAGATGTAAGGATTCCGAGCCAAGAGAGAAGGATGTTTGGATTTGTAACATTTGATGATCCTGAAACTGTTAAAGTAATTTTGGATAAGGGAAATCCCCATTATGTTTGTGAATCCCGGGTTCTTGTGAAACCTTATAAGGAGAAGCCAAAACTTATGCTCAG GAAGAACTCTGATAGGATCGAGCATTCTGCTTATTATTCACCACACTATGTAGACATTGACACTGAACCTACCTCAA ttccaAGAAGTTGTAGGAAACCTCGATTTCTGAGGAGGCAGCTCATTAACCAGCAAGAGGAGGCAGCACTTGAATTTCAGAGACAACGTTTTGCAGAGCTGCAACTGGCCCAAAAATCATTGTCCACTTCACCCCATTTAGGCTTCAACATGGACGGGTTAAAAGTTTCGGATG AACATTTCAATGTCCAGTCTGCAGAACCTCACAGTCATGCTCCGAATGACATAGCTGGATATACAGATAACAATTACACTGATGAGGACAG CAATCAAGGTCTGAACCTCCCAGACAGCCCCTTTGCATTTCCAGTAGATAGTGGAATTTCAGCAGTAATGTAG
- the LOC100806206 gene encoding zinc finger CCCH domain-containing protein 18 isoform X1: MDISEYTRIVFDKLHRFEPENATKIIGYLLLQDHGEQDMVKLASLPDHLIRDVAYKARTELQRLASRSAIQPISLPTNSQQCLSHLSVISPTSVITPGTLTSPASFQVQSPYWDPQSASNTNAEFMALGYVDSISELQKQTPLFSLENHMDTMNSGTAGIANDYYGLDASSASNLGGKNGRFEFPVKTCHYFNKGFCKHGNSCRYYHEQGAPDMFSHMYGNDIFNDDQVISPGSLAQLESEIVELLKLKKGGSISIASLPMAYYDRYKKVLQADGYLTESQRHGKSGYSLTKLLARLKNSIRLIDSRPHGQHSVVLAEDAPKFNGKVDYAKYISASRQIYLTFPADSTFSEGDVSNYFSTFGKVEDVRIPSQERRMFGFVTFDDPETVKVILDKGNPHYVCESRVLVKPYKEKPKLMLRKNSDRIEHSAYYSPHYVDIDTEPTSIPRSCRKPRFLRRQLINQQEEAALEFQRQRFAELQLAQKSLSTSPHLGFNMDGLKVSDVSCIFHAEHFNVQSAEPHSHAPNDIAGYTDNNYTDEDSNQGLNLPDSPFAFPVDSGISAVM; the protein is encoded by the exons ATGGATATTTCGGAGTACACAAGGATTGTTTTTGACAAACTTCATAGATTTGAGCCTGAGAATGCTACAAAGATCATCGGGTATCTCCTTCTCCAAGACCATGGTGAGCAAGACATGGTGAAATTGGCTTCACTGCCAGACCATTTAATTCGCGACGTGGCGTACAAGGCGAGAACCGAGCTTCAAAGGTTGGCTTCTAGATCAGCCATTCAGCCAATTTCACTTCCCACCAACTCTCAACAATGTTTAAGCCATTTGTCAGTAATCTCCCCTACTTCGGTAATCACCCCTGGCACTCTTACTTCACCAGCAAGCTTCCAGGTTCAATCTCCCTATTGGGATCCTCAGTCTGCTAGCAATACTAATGCAGAATTCATGGCACTAGGTTATGTGGATTCTATCTCAGAACTTCAAAAGCAGACACCTTTGTTCAGTTTAGAGAATCATATGGATACTATGAACTCCGGAACTGCTGGGATTGCTAATGATTACTATGGCTTAGATGCTTCATCAGCTAGTAATTTGGGTGGAAAAAATGGAAGGTTTGAATTTCCAGTCAAGACCTGTCACTATTTCAACAAAGGGTTTTGTAAGCATGGAAATAGCTGTAGATATTATCACGAACAAGGCGCCCCAGATATGTTCTCTCACATGTAtggaaatgatatttttaatgatgATCAGGTGATTTCACCTGGGTCACTAGCACAATTAGAGTCAGAAATTGTTGAACTCCTGAAACTTAAAAAAGGAGGTTCCATATCAATTGCTTCCCTTCCAATGGCATACTATGACAGGTACAAAAAAGTGCTGCAGGCAGACGGCTACCTGACTGAGAGCCAGAGACATGGTAAGTCTGGCTACAGTTTGACAAAGCTTCTTGCACGGTTGAAAAATAGTATTCGGCTAATTGACAG CAGGCCTCATGGGCAGCATTCAGTTGTTCTGGCAGAAGATGCTCCAAAGTTCAATGGAAAGGTAGATTATGCTAAATACATTAGCGCATCGCGACAGATATACCTGACATTTCCAGCTGACAGCACTTTTAGCGAGGGTGATGTTTCAAACTACTTTAG TACTTTTGGGAAAGTTGAAGATGTAAGGATTCCGAGCCAAGAGAGAAGGATGTTTGGATTTGTAACATTTGATGATCCTGAAACTGTTAAAGTAATTTTGGATAAGGGAAATCCCCATTATGTTTGTGAATCCCGGGTTCTTGTGAAACCTTATAAGGAGAAGCCAAAACTTATGCTCAG GAAGAACTCTGATAGGATCGAGCATTCTGCTTATTATTCACCACACTATGTAGACATTGACACTGAACCTACCTCAA ttccaAGAAGTTGTAGGAAACCTCGATTTCTGAGGAGGCAGCTCATTAACCAGCAAGAGGAGGCAGCACTTGAATTTCAGAGACAACGTTTTGCAGAGCTGCAACTGGCCCAAAAATCATTGTCCACTTCACCCCATTTAGGCTTCAACATGGACGGGTTAAAAGTTTCGGATG TCTCTTGCATCTTTCATGCAGAACATTTCAATGTCCAGTCTGCAGAACCTCACAGTCATGCTCCGAATGACATAGCTGGATATACAGATAACAATTACACTGATGAGGACAG CAATCAAGGTCTGAACCTCCCAGACAGCCCCTTTGCATTTCCAGTAGATAGTGGAATTTCAGCAGTAATGTAG